The sequence below is a genomic window from Leisingera sp. M658.
TGATCGGGCCGATGGCGCCGGACAGCGCAAAGATCACCGAAAATGCCACCGGCATCAGGCGCCCGATCACCGCCATCCCGGCGACCGCCTCAGTTCCGAACTGGGCGATTTCGCGCAGCACAATGGCATTGCCGAGCGGGGTCGCGACATTGGTCAGCACCGCAGGCACTGCGATCGCCCGGATCGCCCGCAGGTCGCCGCCGATCTGCCGCAGCGAGGGCCGCATGAAGCCCTGATGCACCCGGATGGCGGGCCAGAAGGCGGCCCCCAGCATACAGGCCCGCGCCAGCACTGAGGCAATGGCCGCGCCATCCAGCCCCAGTCCCAGGCCAAAGATCAGCAGCGGATCCAGCACCGCATTCAAGCCGCCGCCGTACAGCGTCGCCATCATCGACCGGCGCGCATCGCCATGGGCGCGCAGCACCGCCATGCCGGTCATCGCCAGCGCCATTACCCACATCGTTGGCAGGATGATCCAGACATAGCGCATGGCCAGCCGCAACACCTCGCCCTCAGCGCCGAGCAGCGCCAGGATCTGCTCCAGATAGGCCAGCACCAGGACCGGCATCAAAAGCCCGGTCAGCATCCCGATGGCGGCCACGCTGGTGGCATATTGCTGCGCCTGATCCGGCCGCCCGGCGCCCAGCTCCCGCGCCACCAGCGAACCTGCAGCGATGGACAGTCCGATATTGATCGAATTGGTGAAAAACAGCAGCGTTCCGGCATATCCCACCGCAGCTGCCAGCGCGTCATTTCCCAGCATCGCGATAAAGGCCATGTCGACGAAATCAACCGCAAACATCGCCATCAGCCCGATGCTGGCGGTCAGCGACATTCGGGTGACATGCCGCATCAGGCTGCCGGTCAGAAAGACGGCTTTGCGGTCCGGTTGCTCTGCCATCTTTCAAACCCTTTGATGGTTATGATCCTGTCCCGGGCGGATATCTTCCTCCCTGCATGACGACGCCACCGCCCCGGTCTTGTCAATGCGTGCCGCTGCGCGTGGCGGCCGGATCAATCTGCGAACAGGTAATGGGTCTCGGCAATCTGCATGGCTTTCTCCTCGGTCAGACCCAGGAAACCGCGCAGCTGGCCTGCGTTTTCCTCCGGGCTGCTGCTTTCCCTCATCTGGAACAGCTGGCTGAACCCGGCATCGCGGATGCGGTCGTTTTCATGCAGGATGTCGTTGCGGATAGTCGGCAGCAGCCGCTCCAGCGTCAATTGCGGTGTACGCTCACCCGCCAGCCCGACCCGGTGCGCGTGGCCGGTCAGATAGTCGTTGCTGAACTCGCATTCGATCTGCAGGAAGCGGGTCGAGGAGCGGTCGGAATGAAAATCGTTCATCAGGTCGATGGCGCCGGGATCCAGACAGATGATCAGCTGGTCGGACTCGTAGTATTCGAACAGCATCCGCATCAGCGCGCGGCGGTGCCGGGTGCGCTTCATCAGCGCCGCTTGGATGCCGCCGAGGTCGGGCAAAGGGGTGTCTTCTTCGTTGAACAGGTAGTCGATGGCCGGGATATTGGTCACTTGCCGGATCTGCTCCAGCAGCCGCTTGGCCACGTGCCATTTCTTGCAGATCACGATCAGCAGCTCGCGTTCACGCCCCAGCGAGCTTTCGGTCTCCCAGAACCGCGGTGCAAACCGGCGCCCGATCCGGCCCCTTTGGACCAGGAATGTATACAGGCTGCGCCCCTCGTTGGAGATTTGGAA
It includes:
- a CDS encoding MATE family efflux transporter, with translation MAEQPDRKAVFLTGSLMRHVTRMSLTASIGLMAMFAVDFVDMAFIAMLGNDALAAAVGYAGTLLFFTNSINIGLSIAAGSLVARELGAGRPDQAQQYATSVAAIGMLTGLLMPVLVLAYLEQILALLGAEGEVLRLAMRYVWIILPTMWVMALAMTGMAVLRAHGDARRSMMATLYGGGLNAVLDPLLIFGLGLGLDGAAIASVLARACMLGAAFWPAIRVHQGFMRPSLRQIGGDLRAIRAIAVPAVLTNVATPLGNAIVLREIAQFGTEAVAGMAVIGRLMPVAFSVIFALSGAIGPIIGQNFGAGQFARVRQAFLAGIAFTAVYVLLMAAVLFALRVPIADLFSATGETRTLIYLFCGPLALAYFFNGVLFVENASFNNLGHPVYSTWINWGRHTLGTWPLAVLGGTLYGAPGVLLGQAAGGVIFACLGGLLLRRVLLRLTRPAAVDAFAPQHRLHALLGRRGW